CTTGTAAGGCGCCTCCGTTCAGTGAGTGGTGGTCACTTTGGCTTTTGGTTTTTGAAAAGAGATGAGGAATTGCAGGGCAGAGGGTTTTCTGTTTTTGTACTTCATCACTTGATTACACCAGTCGCCATCATTGCAAGAGAAGAAGGGGAACGTCATTGAAGCCACTGCGGCGCTTGCGGATGGCTACGCAATGAGCCAGACAGGGAAGAGCATCCTGTCAGTCTCATCACTTCGCCGACCGCTTGTAAGGCGCCTTCGTTCAGTTAGGGAAAAGCAGAACATGACACGTCTTTTACCTAAGTATACGCCAGTCGTCAACCAGTCACTGGACTTCATCTCTTTTAAAAGAGTACTTGGATTGCCTCCACTCAGCAGCGCAGGCATAACTGCGGGGTCGGCCGAAGTCATGAGACAACTGGCACGCACTTCGCCAGCTGGCTCATGACGAAAGGCAATCCCCCACGTGCCTGCGCGGGTCCTAAGAGTGGACTGTTGCTAACTACAACACCCGACAATGAGTCGAGCAACGACCACAAAACCAGAGACAGAACGTCATTGAAGTCACTGCGGCGCTGGCGGATGGCTACGCAATGAGCCAGACAGGAAGAGCGCCTGTCAGTCTCATCACTACGCCGACCGCTTGTAAGGCTCCTTCGTTCAGTTAGGGGGAAGCAGACCATGACACTTCTTTTGCCAAAGCATACGCCAGTCGGCAACCAGTCACTGCACTTCTTCTCTTTTAAATGAGTACATGAGTAGCTTCCACACAGCAGCGCAGGCACAACTGCGGGGTCGGCCGAAGTCATGAGACAACTGGCATGCACTTCGCCAGCTGGCTCATGACGAAAGGCAATCCCCCACGTGCCTGCGCGGGTCCTAAGAGCAGACACTTGCTGACTTCAATCCCTGACAACCGATCGAGCAACGACCACAAAACCAGAGACAGAACGGCATTGAAGTCACTGCGGCGCTGGCGGATTGCTACGCAATGAGCCAGACAGGAAGAGCGCCTGTCAGTCTCATCACTACGCCGACCGCTTGTAAGGCGCCTCCGTTCAGTTAGGGGGAAGCAAATATGACACTTCATTCGCCTAAGCATACGCCAGTCGGCAACCAGTCACTGCACTTCTTCTCTTTTAAAAGAGTACATGAATAGCTTCCACTCCGCAGCGCAGGCACAACTGCGGGGTCGGCCGAAGTCATGAGACAACTGGCACGCACTTCGCCAGCTGGCTCATGACGAAAGGCAATCCCCCACGTGCCTGCGCGGGTCCAAAAAGCCGACACTCACTAACTTCAACACCCGACAACCAATCGAGCAACGACCCAACACTACAAAACATAACCGATCGGCAAACAAAATAGCACACCAAAGATCACCTGAACTATTTGCACAGCAAAGTTATTATGTTATAATACTGTAAAAGTATCCAATAACTTAATAACTTTTGACGCAATGTCAAAGGGGAGTAGCTATAGGGAAACCTATTTCATAATCGTCAATACGTGGCTGCCAGACGGCCATCGGTTATGATAGCTGGATTTTGATCGTAAAATTCCGACTTAGCGAGACCTTTGCCTAATTATTAGGTGAGGGTCTTTTTATATTGTAAAAAACAAGGAGGAAATACGTTGGAGGCCATTTTATTAGAATATGCATGGGTACTCGTCGTACTCATCGTACTCGAAGGATTATTAGCAACAGACAACGCAGTAGTTATGGCGGTAATGGTCAAACACTTACCGAAACCGCAGCAAAAGAAAGCACTATTTTATGGCCTGCTCGGAGCATTCGTCTTCCGGTTCACTGCGCTGTTCATGATCACATTCTTAGTGAAGTTCTGGGAGATACAGGCGATCGGAGCGATCTATCTTCTATTCATTGCAGGTAAGAATATCTATGATAAAATCACCCATAAGCCGGACGATCACCCGAATAAAAAGCCAAAAAGGCAATCCGGTTTTTGGATGACCGTGCTGAAAGTGGAATTGGCGGATATCGCATTCGCATTGGACTCCATGCTTGCGGCAGTCGCACTTGCCGTGACTTTGCCAGAACTGGGTGATTTCCATATCGGCGGCATCAACGGCGGACAATTCACTGTGATGTTGCTCGGTGGCATGATTGGTTTAATCATGATCCGTTTTGCGGCCAGACAGTTTGTAATCTTGCTTGAAAAGTACCCAACGCTCGAAACAGCAGCATTTCTAATCGTCGGCTGGGTAGGTGTGAAACTGGCTGTGTTAACTCTTGCGCACCCGTCACTTCTAATCATTCCCGAAACATTCCCGCATTCCACTTTATGGAAAACAACCTTCTGGATTGTGTTATTAGTTCTTGCAGCAGGCGGATACGCATTGGCCGTTGCGAAGTCCAAAATTAAAGCAAACAGATAATGCAGAAGCAGTCCTTCCCGATTCAGGGAGGACTGCTTTTTATTGATGATTGGTTTAGAATGGAGAAAAGAGTGTAAAGTTCTATGTAACGCTATCTTTTCATCATGGTATTTGATAAAGTAGGAAAATGACATTTCCGTAATGAAAGGAATTTGAACAAGATGAGGCTTTCCAGGGAAGTATTTCATAAATTCACACCAGCTCAGATCATCGCCTTCTATTACTTTTTGGCAATTGCATCATCTTTTCTACTGTTGAACTTGCCTGGGGTATATAAACCGGGCGTAGAAGTTTCATTTATAGATAGCTTGTTTACAGCGGTAAGTGCAGTGAGTGTAACGGGATTGTCTCCTATCAGCATAGGGGAGACTTACTCCGTATTTGGACTATGTATGATCATGCTCGTTCTTCAGCTTGGCGGTATTGGAATTATGTCACTGGGTACATTTTTCTGGCTGCTGGTCAAGAAGAGGATTGGCATGAGGGAACGGCAGCTTATCATGGTGGACACCAATCAGTACACGTTACAAGGTGTTGTCCAGCTGATCCGTCAAATTATCCAAATTATCATAGCAGTTGAAATCATCGGCGGCGGTATTTTGACATTATATATACGCCGTTACTTTGAATCATTCAGTGAAGCTTTGCTGAACGGGATGTTCATGGCGGTTTCAGCAACTACAAATGCGGGTTTTGATATTACGGGTTCATCGATGATGCCTTACCATAATGATTACATTGTGCAGCTGATTTTGATGACGCTGATTGTGCTGGGCGCGATAGGTTTCCCGGTACTGATCGAAGTGAAAAGTTTTTTCTCGAAAAAAGTGCCGAACTTCCGTTTTTCGCTTTTCACGAAAGTCACAACATCCACCTTTGGAGTGCTGTTGCTGGCGGGCACACTGATCATCTGGCTATTGGAGTCATTCCATTCATTCAAGGGCATGAGCTGGCATCAGCAGTTTTTTACCGCGCTGTTTCATTCTGTCTCGGCGCGGTCAGCAGGACTGGTCACGTATGATGTTACGCAGTTCAGTGAAGCCACAGACATTTTCGTCAGTGCGTTAATGTTTATCGGTGCTTCACCGAGTTCTGTTGGCGGCGGAATCCGGACGACAACGTTTGCAATTGCATTATTATTTCTGATCAATTTTGCTAAAGGAAATGATGTCATTCACATATTTAAGCGCCAGATTAAATTGATTGATGTCTTTCGTTCGTATGCAGTTATTCTGGTGGCCTGTTTTATGGTGATGGCAGCTTTGTTGCTGCTGCTGCTGACGGAACCGGGAATCCCGGTTATCCCATTGCTGTTTGAGATCACATCTGCGTTCGGAACGTGCGGGATGTCACTTGGGATTACATCTGATTTATCTATTGTAGGAAAAATTATTATTATGACACTGATGTTCATCGGACGGGTCGGATTGATTTCGTTTATCTATACAATAGGCGGAAAATCAAATAAAACACCATATCATTATCCAAAAGAGCGTGTGATCATCGGATAAACAGTCATATAAAAAGCAGCCGGAGGAAAAATCCCGGCTGCTTTTTGCTATTGACAAACAGAGTCAAATACGTGTTCAGACAGATGATACTGCCGTGCTTTTTCACCAGGCGCGTATTGTACGACGAGATACCCCGGATCCGCTGTAACAGTTAAGTCTTCTTCCAGTTTCGCCGCGGATTTTGTGATAAAGACCTGTTTACGAATGGTTCTGTCTGTATAACCATTGGATGCAAATGATTCATCAAGGAGTTCAGGCGAACGGACAAGTAACTGATAAATCTCCTTCAGCTCTTCTTCAGGCAATACAGATTTCCACCAGATTTTTCTTGGAAGGAATTTTTGGTGAAGTAAATAATCGGCCTTTAGCAAGCTAACGGCTATAGACGTATCAACTTTCAGTATCTCATGTAAAAAACGTTCCAGCCGCGTGAATAAATCTTCAAACTGATGCCCGATGCGTGACCATCCCTGTTTTTCCCAAAACGCACCGAAGAGTTGGAAGAAGTCGAAAGGTGTATCCGCCAGCTCCGAGACGATATATTCCATGGAGTATATAAATCGCCCTGAATTCCAATATTTCTCGAGAATGTCTTCTGTTTGTTTAATCTTCAGCATATCATCAAATGACAGAACATTATTCGATACAATTTCATAAGGAGCGATGTCGATGTAGCGGTAACCATACTGCTCTGCTTGAATGCGGAGCCCTGTCCCGCGCAGTAATTTTAGGAAGCCTAACTGTAATTCTTCGGGGCGCAGAGCGAATACTTCATTGAACGTATCACGGAAAGACGCGTAATCTTCTTCAGGAAGTCCGGCGATCAAATCCAGGTGCTGCGCGATTTTACCTCCCTCTTTTAGCATCGTGACGGTACGTGACAGTTTTGAGAAATTTTGTCGTCTCTTCACAAGTTCATTTGTCAGATCATTTGTGGATTGAACACCGATTTCAAAACGAAACAGACCTGCAGGTGCTTCTTCGTTCAGAAATTGAATAACTTCCGGCCGCATAATATCACCGGTAATTTCAAATTGAAAAACGGTTCCGGGCACATGCTCGTCAATTAGAAATTGGAACATTTCCATTGCGTAGCTTCGGCTGATATTAAATGTGCGGTCAACAAACTTAATTGTTTTTGCGCCATGTGCCATCAAATAACGAATATCGTCTTTAATTGCATCCCGGTTAAAGTAACGGACACCGACTTCTATCGATGAAAGGCAGAATTGACAAGAAAATGGACAGCCGCGGCTTGTTTCGATATATGTGACACGATTTGCCAGGTGGGGAATATCTTCTGCAAAACGGAAAGGGGATGGAAGCACACGAAGATCCAGCTTTGGCCCTGGCGCCGTAATCCGCAATTGGCCGTCTTGACGGTAAGCAATACCCGCAACGGAAGAGTAGTCCTTTTGACTATCAATTGCCCTTAGGATATCTTTAAAAGTTTGTTCACCTTCACCAATGGCAATCACGTCGATCTCGGGTACTTTTTCCATCCATTGGTCATAATCATACGTAACTTCAGGACCGCCGCAGACAATAACTGTGTTCGGACTAGTCAGTTTCAACAGACGGATTACTTTCAGCGTTTCTTCAATATTCCATATGTAAACGCTGAATCCTACAACATCCGGAGCATGCTGATATAGATCGGAAACAATGGAAAGTGTAGGATCATGTATAGTAAACTCAGCCAATTCACAATGATATTCAGGGGCCGCATACGCTTTTAAATATCGGATGGCAATGTTGGTGTGTATATATTTAGCATTTAGTGTAGATAAGACAATATTCATGGGATAACTCCTATTAAAATAATAATATAAAGAATAAAGGAAAATAAATGGGTTTATGTACCTATGTGAACTATCGAGTTACTGTGACATAATATAAACAATTCAGAAAAAAATCCCATATTCAGAGATTACTTTACATCTCGATTTTCAATATAATTTGCCGTTTTTGAAGGAGATGTTGTTAATTTGCCGTTTTTGAAGGAGATGTTGTTATGGTTGCGGAAACGATAAATATTAATGAGTTCTTGGATAGTTCTCTACTTAAACTTACTTTGGATGTAAATGGCTCGATATTAGACATGACAGAAGAAGTTAAAATATTGCTGGGCCAAAATCCGTTACCCCGGCATATGTCTGATATTTTCTATCAGGATCTGCTGTTGCAAATTGAAGAACGCTTGTCTAACAATAAGCCTGAAATGGTAACAGGACATTCTATCCTGACGGGTCATCTGATAGGCGAAAATAAAAATCTTAAACCTTGTTATATTATATACCAATATCACAGTGGAAAGGTGATTATTACGATAAAAGTTGGCGAGTGGAAAAAGAAAATGCATCAAGTGTATGAAAATATCTTTACCACATCCAATTGTTCCATGGCTTTGGTTAACGAATGGGGTTTTCTGGTCTCAACGAATAACCAATTCACACAAGAATTTCCCATTCAATCTTCCGGTGATTTTGTCCATTTGCAAGAATTTTTTAAGCAGGTGACCCCCGTGCCTCCTTTTTCTTATCAGGCATATATACTGGAAGCCAGAACCAGTGGGTTTGCACAAAGGAAAATGTCTTATGATGTCAATGGAGAACTTCGCTATTTCAATGTGTATTTGGGTCTTGACCGGGAAACAGAAATGTTTGTTTTAAAGGCCGTTGATATAACAGAAACAGAACTGCTTTTCGATCAATTGGCGCACTCCGATCAATTATGCACTACGGGAGAAATTGCTGCAAGCATTGCTCATGAAGTACGGAACCCAATGACAACATTGCAAGGTTTTCTTCAGCTGCTGGAACATGAAGTGTCAGGAAATGCCCGAAACTATGTCGCTGTCATTCAAGACGAGGTCAAGCGCATGAATGAGATCCTTAACGAAATGTTGGCGCTTTCAAAACCCGCGGTTGACGAGGTTACGATATTTTCTCTTACCGTTTTGGTGGAAGAAGTTTTAGTGTTGCTTCGTCCGAAGGCGCTGCTCGATCACATACATTTGGTGAATGAAATGTATGTCAATGAACCAGTATTGATACGTGCAAATCCTAATCGAATAAAGCAAGTATTAGTGAACTTGCTGAAAAATGCAATGGAAGCTATGGAAGCGAAAGGAAGATTGACTGTCATAGTCGAAGAAGGTGACATGGGGAATGTGAATGTTCTAGTCAAGGATACCGGGGTAGGAATGGATGAAGAGATGCTGCAAAAAATTTACTTGCCATTCGTTTCCGGCAAAGAAGGCGGCACAGGCCTGGGTCTGCCTTTCGTTAAGAAAACGGTGCAGGAATATGGCGGAACAATTTCAGTCACAAGTGAAATCGGCAAAGGCACAACATTTCAATTATCATTTCCGAAAATTAGCTTGGCAGAGTCAGTGTAACAAAGCAAATTTCTATACAAGAAAGCCGATCCGTCTGCGGATCGGCTTTCTGTTGTTACTAAAAAAATTAGTGAATCGTAGCTGCCATTTCTTTAAAGTCTTCTGCATGCTCATTGTCTTCAGCAGCATAAATCGTTACGCGCACCAGCTTATCTTCGCGCTCCATCACATAGCCTGTAAAATACCCTTCAGCTGATTCAGCCTTTGCACCTTTGACAGACAGGATTCCTTCGCTTTGAGGAAGTTCTGTTTCGTCTGTAATATCCGTCACTGACTCACCATCACTCGAGGCTGCCAGCAATTCTTTCGTATTTTCATAAAGCTCATCAAATGTATAGGATTCTTCGCCTTTTGGCATCGTTTCAATACGCATGAATAGTTCGCTGTTTTCTTCCAGATACAGGCTGTCTCTGCCGGGCTCTTCGCTTGTTAATTTATAGCCGGGGAGCACCATCATAGAATAATCCTGCTCATCACTTTGCGTTTCAACAGCATCCTTCAGTGCATCTTCGTTCGTTTCCGTATTGCTGTCGGCTTCTGCATCACCTTCAGAAGATGTGTTATCTTCTGTATCTTCTGCAGGAGCTGCAGGTTCTTCCACAGCGCTGTCGGCATTGCCTTCCTGGTCTTTATCCGGATCGGATGTTCCGCACGCTGCAAGAAGTGCAGAAGCGGCTAATGAAGTGAAAATAATACGCCATTTGCTGTTCATAGTAATCGGCTCCTTTATGTTCTGTTATTATTCAATTGGACGGACGGGGACCAGGAAGGTTTCATTCCTGGCTGCTGTGAATAATTTTATAACGTTTATGGTTAATGACTGTCTTTTCTTCCATTACCTGTTCGTCGAAATTTTCCATATAAGTTAAATCGACAATAACGGAGTTCTCGTTTACTTTCTCAACAATCCCTTGTAAGCCCTCTTTAAATTCAATGATATCACCGATTTCTGCAATCGTCATTTTAGTCATCCTTTCTATATTCAAAAATTACTCTTGGCAGAGTGATGAATAACTCATATTGAGAATCATTTATAGTTTGCCTGAAAAATAGTGAAAGGTAAAGAGTTATCTTTGTAAAACAGATAAATAGAGATGCACAAATTGTCGCAAAGTGTCGATAATATAGCAGCATAATTTACGCTCATATATGATATAATAGAGGTTAGAATTTATTTAGATGGAAGGTGTGCCAATTGGTATGCAATTTCGAAGGAGAAATCGAACGTCTGAGATATCAATTAATTAAAACGGCGCAGCAAGAAGGATTACACCATGAACGTACCATTGCACTCAGTCGAAAATTGGACCGATTGATTAATAAATACGAGCAAGAAAAGATGAAAAATAAAATGAAAAATATGTAGTTTTTATGTTTAGAATGCAGCAGAGGGGGCATACTATAAATGAACACAGCAACATTCTCATTTCCCCCTTTTGTGGGCCAATCTTATTTTAAGATTGGCCCTCTTTTTTTTGGCTGCACCGTTGTAAAAGTATTTCGACTTCGATACGATAGCTATAGTAATGTATTGTGAGGAGTGGAGATATGAAGAAAGAACGGATTGCTTTTATTGGGACAGGCGTAATGGGAGCAAGTGTCGTGAAACACTTAGTAAATGCATCCTACGATGTGACGATTTTCACCAGGACGAAAGCGAAGGCGAAGCCGCTAATTGCGCTTGGAGCGAAGTGGGCGGACACGATTGGCGATGCGATCCAACGGGCGGATATTATTTTTACAATGATCGGTATGCCGTCAGATGTGGAGGAAGTGTATTTTTCGGATCATGGGATATTTGCAAACGGCCATGCATCCCAAATCTTAGTGGATATGACTACATCGAGTCCTGAATTGGCTGTGCGCATCGCCGAGAAAGCTTCTTCATTACAGATGCGTTCACTTGATGCACCAGTTTCAGGCGGAGATACCGGTGCGAAAAATGGTACATTATCTATCATGTGCGGAGGTCAGAAGGAGTTATTTGACTTCTTATATCCTGTATTATCTGTTTTCGGTAAACAAATTGTCTATCAGGGAGAAGCAGGTGCAGGCCAGCATGCCAAGATGTGTAATCAGATTACGGTAGCCGGAAATATGATTGGGGCATGTGAAGCACTTGCTTACGCTATGAAGTCAGGTCTTGACCCCGATGTAATGCTGAAGTCGGTTACATCCGGTGCTGCAAATTCTTTCAGTTTATCGGATCTCGGACCGCGGATCATTAAAGAAAATTATGAGCCCGGTTTCTATGTAAAACATTTCGTGAAAGATCTCAACATTGCATTGCAGGAGACAGAAAGGCTTCATCTTGACTTGCCTGGTTTACAGCTGGCCCGTAATCTATACACAGAACTACTGGAAAAAGGATACGGAGAAAAAGGAACACAGGTCCTGATCAAACATTATATAAATTGAATTTCTGGGCAGAAGGCTGATTAAGTCCTTCTGCTTAATTTGGTACTGAACGAAGCCAACTATACAATAGGTTCCATAATTCATCAGAAAACTGTAAAAAATGTCTGGGGCGATTGGCTGAAATGATTTTTATAATACACAAAAAACACTTGAAATCGGCTGTTACTTCAGAGTTAATTAAAAAGTAATTCCCTGCGATTACTGAATTTCACATGACGCATAATAGCTTGCTTTTTGCACATCCTTTTAGTACAGGATGTTTGTAAAGGAGTGAGTGAAGATGTGGGATGTGTGGATCTGGCCGATGGTAATTGTGACCGTCATCATGATTGCTATCTGTATAGCGGGTGTTAGAAAATCCAGCCGCTCATTTCAGTTAAATGAGAAAAATGAAATCCCTGACGCTATAGCAGAGAATCCTTATACCATGAATCCGCTGCTGTGGATTATTCTCGTCGTATCATTTTTTATCTTTATCGTCATATTTTATTACTGGGCCTCTTTCCTTTAAAGGAAGAGGTTTTTTGTTTTTATGAATCCGCTTTCTTTTTGAGGTGAAAAATTTCCATTTGTGTTATGATAGAGTAGATGCGATGAATGAATAAGTATACAAGTTTGACGATGAAAAGAAGGAGCGATCACCTATGGTTTCGATAAACAATAAAGATTTTCTTACTGCGCCCATTGCGGACCAAATTATTTCTTCGGAAAAAGTTGCCCACGTGCAAATAGGTAATAATGCAGAGCACGCTCTTCTTGTACTAACGAAGACCGGCTATTCTGCCATTCCCGTCCTCGATCACCAATATCATTTAAAAGGGCTCCTCGGGATTGGTATGATTACGGATTCTATTTTAGGTATGGAACGTATTGAATATGAGAGATTAGAAGACATAAAAGTGGATGAAATTATGGACACCAACCTGCCGACGATTCGTGTAAATGACCGTTTTCAGCGGGCTATGGATCTATTAATCAACCACCCATTTTTATGCGTTACGGAAGATGATGGAACATTTGCAGGGATCATCACCAGACGTGTAATCATGAAAGAATTCAAAAAATATATTTATAATGTGTGATGATGAAACAGAAGCAGTATATTAAGACAGTAAAAGGCTCCGATACGGGAGTCTTTTTCTAATAGAAGGAGTTGAACTATGCCGTGCCTAAAGAAACCAATCGGCCGCTCGTGCTTGCAGCAGTTATGCTTGCCATGTTCGTCGGAGCAGTGGAGGCGACGATTGTTACTACCGCGATGCCGACTATTGCATCAGAGCTTGGAGGATTCTCCCGTTACAGCTGGATTTTTTCATCTTATCTTTTAATGAGCACTGTAACCGTATTAATTTACGGGAAATTAGCGGATTTATTTGGAAGGAAGCCGATATTTTTTGCCGGTCTGACAATTTTTCTGGTTGGTTCTATATTATGCGGATTTGCAGGATCAATGGAGCAGCTGATTTTCTTCCGGCTGATACAAGGCGTAGGCGCCGGGGCGGTCATGCCGATCGCCACCACGATTATCGGAGATATTTATTCCACGGAAGAACGTGCAAAAATACAAGGATATTTATCGAGTGTATGGGGTGTTTCCGCGGTTTCGGGACCTGTCATCGGGGGACTGCTCGTGCAGTACGTCAGCTGGCAGTATATATTCTGGGTCAATGTCCCGCTTGGCCTGCTTTCAATGGCCGTTATTTACTTCTTCTTACATGAACCAAAAGAAACGTGCAAAGCTTCCGTCGATTATAAAGGTGCGTTTCTGTTGACATTTGCGCTGTCTGCCGTCTTAATTTGGCTGGTGGAAGGGGGACAGGGGTTTGGACGTTTATCTGCCGTCGGTCTGTCATTGCTCCTGCTGTCCGCCATGCTATTCTGGTTATTTTTCAGGCAGGAAAAAGCAGCGAAAGATCCTCTTATTTCATTTAGTATATGGAAAAACCCTGTTATTTTATATGCAAATCTTGTATCGCTGACTACCGGAGTTATCTTAATAGGGGTTTCTTCCTACTTGCCTACCTATGTATCAGGTGTAATGGAACAACAGGCAATCGTCGCAGGCTTTACGTTGACTGCCATGTCGATCGGCTGGCCATTAGCTTCTTCACTGGCAGGGCACTTGCTGATTCGTTTCGGTCCATTCCTCGTATCCTTTATGGGAGGGATTTCTCTCGTCATTGGCACGATGATGTTTGTTTTCATGAATGCAGAGCTCGGGCCTGTATGGGCTGGCTGCTCCAGTTTCTTCATAGGAGTCGGAATGGGGCTGACGAATACATCATTCATTGTCACGATACAGGGAGCGGTCCCCCGTATTCAAAGAGGGTCTGCGACGGCTGCCAATATGTTCATGAAGAATTTTGGAAACACGATCGGGGCGTCTGTATTCGGTGCGATTTTAAACGGCACACTCATCGCTTATTTCGCGAAAAAGAAGCTGCCGTATACAATTGATGATGTAAATACGCTGTTAACGGAGGACGGACGCTCACTAATTTCATCGCAAGAACTGTTGAGTCTGCAAAACGGTCTGGAAACTTCTTTGCACTGGGTCTATATTGCAATCGCCGTATTTGCTGTCGTCAGCTTACTATTGATTTTACGAATTCCGCGGGGGAAGGTGTATGACCATGTCAACAACTGAATTGGATATTATCAAAGCGCTGGCGGAAGAGGGAAATATGCGTAAAGCATCTGAACGACTGTACTTATCACAGCCTGCCTTGTCACAGCGCCTCCAGACGATCGAAAAAGAGTGGGGAATGCAGTTATTCATCCGCTCTCAAAAAGGTCTGGAACCGACACCTGCAGGAGAACACGTAATCAGCTATGCAAATGAATCGCTCGCTAAGAAAGATGAGACGATGGAATTGATTGCATCGCTCGAAGACAAAGTGCACGGTACGCTGAAGATCGCATGTGCTTCAATTATCGGCCAGACATGGCTGCCGCAAGTATTGAAAGAGTATGTTGCTCTTTATCCGGATGCAAAAATTTCATTAATGACTGGGTGGAGTTCCGAAATTTCAAAAGCACTCTATGAAGGAGAAGCACATATCGGCATCGTCCGGGGACAGACGGACTGGAAAAGCAATCGTGTGCATCTGTTCCGTGATCAGCTGTACCTGGTGGATTCTGAAATCTCGACTATTGATGAATTAAAAGATACGAACCGCCACTTTATTCAATACAAAAGTGATTCAAACTATTACATGGAGATTCAGCGCTGGTGGAATAAGCATTTTAAACAAAATCCAAGCCGCCGGATTGTGGTGGACCAGATCGAAACATGTAAACAGCTTGCGTTAAAAGGCATCGGCTACGCGATATTGCCTTCGATTACTCTGTCTGGAGAAGAAAAGGTTAACCGTATTCCGCTGCTGAACAGCGAGGAAGAGTTTGAACTGACACGTGACACGTGGCTGATCGGCTACGGCTCAACGTTTGAGCTGAAACAAGTGAAAGCATTTGTGGATATCGTGCAGGAATCTGCAGCATTATTGCGGAATGAATAATAAAAAAGACTTCCATAGTTTGCGGAAGTCCTGAGCTGAAAACAAACATCGGACACTGCCGGGTCTGTTTTCAGTTTTTTTATGGTGTTCTGGCGGAATGTATAAGTGCTTTGTTGTTTCTTGCCCAGTACAAAGCGAGAGTGAAACAGAGCAGCAAAATAATCGTTCCGACGATATAAGGCGAGGTCATGTTGATATCAAATATGTAACCCGCGGTGGCAGGTCCCACCATATTCCCTAAGCTCATGTAAGCGTTCATCATACCAGCTGCATACCCCTGCTCTTTACCGGCAAGTTTCGAGACCAGTGTGTTGACAGCCGGTCGAAGCAGAGAGGTGGCGGTGGAGAAAATAGTAGCCACTAATAAAATGGTGAAAAATGTATTAACGAACAGAATACCGAGCATGGCAAAAGCTGCAATCACCAGATTAATCAAGATGACACGCATCTCACCGAATCGTTTGAACAGACGGTCGATGACGAATGTCTGAATGATGACACCCACAAATCCGCCAACTGTAATAATGACAGCGATTTGCGAGGG
The Sporosarcina sp. P33 genome window above contains:
- a CDS encoding LysR family transcriptional regulator, whose protein sequence is MSTTELDIIKALAEEGNMRKASERLYLSQPALSQRLQTIEKEWGMQLFIRSQKGLEPTPAGEHVISYANESLAKKDETMELIASLEDKVHGTLKIACASIIGQTWLPQVLKEYVALYPDAKISLMTGWSSEISKALYEGEAHIGIVRGQTDWKSNRVHLFRDQLYLVDSEISTIDELKDTNRHFIQYKSDSNYYMEIQRWWNKHFKQNPSRRIVVDQIETCKQLALKGIGYAILPSITLSGEEKVNRIPLLNSEEEFELTRDTWLIGYGSTFELKQVKAFVDIVQESAALLRNE
- a CDS encoding MDR family MFS transporter, producing MLAMFVGAVEATIVTTAMPTIASELGGFSRYSWIFSSYLLMSTVTVLIYGKLADLFGRKPIFFAGLTIFLVGSILCGFAGSMEQLIFFRLIQGVGAGAVMPIATTIIGDIYSTEERAKIQGYLSSVWGVSAVSGPVIGGLLVQYVSWQYIFWVNVPLGLLSMAVIYFFLHEPKETCKASVDYKGAFLLTFALSAVLIWLVEGGQGFGRLSAVGLSLLLLSAMLFWLFFRQEKAAKDPLISFSIWKNPVILYANLVSLTTGVILIGVSSYLPTYVSGVMEQQAIVAGFTLTAMSIGWPLASSLAGHLLIRFGPFLVSFMGGISLVIGTMMFVFMNAELGPVWAGCSSFFIGVGMGLTNTSFIVTIQGAVPRIQRGSATAANMFMKNFGNTIGASVFGAILNGTLIAYFAKKKLPYTIDDVNTLLTEDGRSLISSQELLSLQNGLETSLHWVYIAIAVFAVVSLLLILRIPRGKVYDHVNN
- a CDS encoding NAD(P)-dependent oxidoreductase; amino-acid sequence: MKKERIAFIGTGVMGASVVKHLVNASYDVTIFTRTKAKAKPLIALGAKWADTIGDAIQRADIIFTMIGMPSDVEEVYFSDHGIFANGHASQILVDMTTSSPELAVRIAEKASSLQMRSLDAPVSGGDTGAKNGTLSIMCGGQKELFDFLYPVLSVFGKQIVYQGEAGAGQHAKMCNQITVAGNMIGACEALAYAMKSGLDPDVMLKSVTSGAANSFSLSDLGPRIIKENYEPGFYVKHFVKDLNIALQETERLHLDLPGLQLARNLYTELLEKGYGEKGTQVLIKHYIN
- the cbpB gene encoding cyclic-di-AMP-binding protein CbpB, which produces MVSINNKDFLTAPIADQIISSEKVAHVQIGNNAEHALLVLTKTGYSAIPVLDHQYHLKGLLGIGMITDSILGMERIEYERLEDIKVDEIMDTNLPTIRVNDRFQRAMDLLINHPFLCVTEDDGTFAGIITRRVIMKEFKKYIYNV